One genomic window of Paenibacillus xylanilyticus includes the following:
- a CDS encoding isochorismatase family protein translates to MALPVIKSYAMPAESELPVNKVAWTPDAKRAVLLIHDMQQYFVDAFTAGESPVVELIDHIGQLRAKCHELGIPVVYSAQPGGQTPEQRGLQLDFWGAGINGGPTQKQIIEPLTPAPQDTFMTKWRYSAFQKTELLELVQEQGRDQLIVCGIYAHIGCLMTSCEAFMKDIQAFLVADAVADFSAEKHRMALTYASERCAVTLTTGQLLESLDASAKGSDSIGASFPEARSHTAEAMDSAETSIGSSAQARLDALRVQVAELLQEQPSRIGEHDDLIEIWGLDSIRIMSLAERFRVEGTEVTFVDLAEQPTLASWAVLLNAQPHRVMPNGDYF, encoded by the coding sequence ATGGCACTTCCAGTGATTAAGTCATATGCAATGCCTGCAGAGTCGGAGCTTCCGGTCAATAAGGTAGCGTGGACGCCGGATGCGAAGCGTGCAGTACTACTCATTCACGATATGCAGCAATATTTCGTGGATGCTTTTACGGCTGGGGAATCACCGGTAGTGGAGCTGATTGATCATATTGGACAACTTCGTGCAAAGTGTCATGAACTGGGCATACCTGTGGTGTATTCCGCCCAGCCGGGTGGACAGACACCGGAGCAGCGCGGACTGCAGCTGGACTTCTGGGGAGCGGGCATTAATGGGGGACCTACGCAAAAGCAAATCATTGAACCACTGACACCTGCTCCTCAGGATACGTTTATGACCAAATGGCGATACAGCGCCTTCCAGAAGACGGAACTGCTTGAATTGGTGCAGGAGCAGGGGCGGGATCAGCTGATCGTATGCGGCATCTATGCTCATATTGGTTGTCTGATGACCTCCTGTGAGGCATTTATGAAGGATATTCAGGCCTTCCTGGTTGCCGACGCGGTAGCTGATTTTTCAGCCGAGAAGCACCGTATGGCACTTACCTATGCGTCGGAGCGCTGCGCAGTGACGCTAACCACCGGGCAATTGCTTGAATCGCTTGATGCCTCTGCTAAAGGAAGCGATTCGATCGGGGCAAGCTTCCCGGAGGCAAGATCACACACTGCTGAAGCGATGGATTCTGCTGAGACGAGTATTGGCAGCAGTGCTCAGGCGAGACTGGACGCGCTGCGAGTACAGGTGGCCGAACTGCTGCAGGAGCAACCGTCCCGGATCGGGGAGCATGATGACCTCATTGAGATCTGGGGGCTCGATTCTATTCGTATTATGAGCCTGGCGGAGCGTTTTCGGGTGGAAGGAACAGAGGTAACCTTTGTCGATCTGGCCGAGCAGCCAACGCTAGCCTCGTGGGCGGTGCTGTTGAATGCACAGCCTCACAGGGTCATGCCGAACGGAGATTACTTTTGA